The region TCTTCACTGTCGCGGCGTGGGGTGTCCCTCCTGGTCTTGGGACTTACGCACAGTGGGACAGACGACTGGATGGCCTGCTCGCCCAGGCGGTCATGAGCATTCCGGGAATCAAGGGAGTCGAGATTGGGGAGGGCTTCAGCGTCGCGGGTGAGAGCGGCAGGTACGCCCACGATGAGATAGTAGTAGACCCGGAGGGCGGGATCACCCGGGCGACGAACCGGGCCGGGGGTATCGAGGGCGGCATCTCCAATGGCATGCCCATTCTGATTCGTGCAGCCATGAAACCTATTCCCACCTTGCGCGCGCCCACTGCATCTGTGGATCTCGCCACTGGGAAACCCACTCTCGCTCACGCCGAGCGGTCGGATGTGTGTGCCGTCCCGGCGGCTTCGGTCGTGGGAGAGGCCATGGCCGCGCTGGTGCTCGCCAACGCGTGTATCGAGAGATACGGGGGGGATACTGTTGACCAGCTCAGACGGGTCCGCTCATAACGTGGCGCTTGTGGGGTTCATGGGGTCGGGCAAGAGCGCAGTCGGCAAGGCCCTCGCGGAATTGACCGGCACCCGCTGCGTGGACACTGACTCCGCGGTGGAGGAGGAGGCGGGCATCCCTATTGCGACCATCTTCGAGCGGCAAGGTGAGGCACGTTTTCGTGCATTGGAGCGGCGGGTGGTCCGGTGGGCGACGGGGCTGCGAAACACCGTCATATCCCTGGGCGGGGGTGCTCTTCTCGACTCGCGCAACCTCGCGAACCTGCGTGAATCGTGCCTGATCGTGTGGCTCCGGGCGCGGCCCGAGACCCTTCTGGCCCGGCTTGAGCAGGATCATGCTTCCGCGAACCGCCCACTGTTCAATGGGCACTGCGACCCCGAGTCCTTCGCACAGTTTGTCCGGGAACGGTCCGTACAGTATGCGCAGGCCCACGCGGTGCTGGACATCGACGACCTCACCCCGGTCCAGGCTGCGCAGAGGCTGCGCGAGATCTGGAAGCGGAAGTCCCCTGCCTCCCCGGGCGTTCGTGGCGCCCTCGGTGCGGGAGTCAACTCCACGGGAGGTGTCAGGGTCGAGGTCCCCGTGGATGTGTCGGGCGGCAAGTACTCCGTGCTGATAGGGTCGGGCCTGGTGGATGTCGCGGGGCGCCTCCGGCCCGGCGGACGTCCTGTCTCGGACCTAGGCGCCAGGGCCCTTGTTGTCTCGTCTTGTTCCGTGGCGGCGCTGTTCGGCGCGCCCCTCGAGACGTCGCTCGAAGCCGCCGGGCTCCACTGCGGCAGGCTGAGGGTTCCCGACGGGGAAGGAGCGAAATCCCTTTCTGTCCTCGGGGACCTGTGCGAGCGGGCGGCGGAGCGGGGCTTCGGCCGTGACACCGTCGTATTCGCCCTCGGAGGCGGCACGGTCGGTGACGTCGTAGGGATATTCGCCTCTACATATATGAGAGGCGTCCCGCTGGTCCAGGTGCCGACCACGCTGCTTTCGATGGTGGACAGCTCCGTCGGGGGCAAGACCGCGGTGAACCTCAGGGCCGGGAAGAACCTGATGGGAACGTTCTACCAGCCCTCGGCCGTCATCTGTGACGTCGCCACGTTGGGGACCCTCCCAGTCCGCGAGGTGCGAAACGGCCTTGCGGAGGTTGTTAAGTCCGCGGTCATCGGTGATCCATCTCTGTTCGAGTTCATCGAGGCACGCGCCGCGTCCTTGGACTCGGACGACCCTTACGCCGTGTGCAGCCTCGTGGACGACGAGACCTCAGCCGTGAGGATAGTGTCCGCGTCTCTGGGTGTGAAGATCCCCATAGTCCAGGATGACGTGGCGGACCGCGGGACCCGGATGCTTCTGAACCTTGGCCACACTCTGGGCCATGCGGTGGAGCGTGAGGGCAGGTACAGGCAGTGGACTCATGGGGAGGCGGTGAGCATTGGGCTTGCCGCCGCATGCCGGGCGTCTCGGGACCTTGGCATGATGCCAGCAAGGGAGGCGGATCGGGTGATCGCCCTGCTTGAGCGGTTGGGCCTTCCGGTCTCTTTAGAGCGCAGGCGGTTCAGAAGCCCTGAGATGAAAGCGCGGCTCGCGGCGCACATGGGTCTGGATAAGAAGGCGCTCACCGGCCGGTTCAGGATCGTGCTGCTGCGTGGCATTGGGCGGTGCACCGTCTCGGAAGACCACCCACCCACGGTGCTCATTGACGCGGCGGAGGGACTTGCCCAGGAATCGGCAGGGAAGCGGGGAGGTGCGAGGAATTGAAGGTGACCGTCATTCACGGTCCTAACCTGGACATGCTGGGAAGGCGTGAACCCGGCGTGTACGGACCGCTCACCTTGGATCAGGTGAACGATATGATAAGGAAGCGGAGGAGCTCGGTCTGGACGTAGAAGCCCATCAATCGAACCACGAGGGAGACATAGTGGCCTTGATCTGGCGGGCGGCGGAGGATTCGGCCGGGGTAATCATAAACCCCGGTGCCTATACCCACTACTCCTACGCCATCCGCGATGCCCTGGCGGGGTGCGGCATTCCCGCCATCGAAGTGCACCTGTCCAACATCCATGCGCGCGAGGAGTTCCGCCGGCACTCCGTCATCGCTCCTGTCGTCCTGGGGCAGATATCGGGGTTGGGGCCGGCTGGGTACCTCCTGGCGCTCAGGGCGTTTGCCAACATGAGCCGCAAAGTGTAAAGGAAGGATGCACACTTTCTGCGTCCCAATTCTGTAAACAGACGATTAATCGGCTGCTGCCTTGGGAGGTCCACACAGGTCAAGTCTGTCTTGACCAGCCCTGCACCTCTACGGTATAATCAAGAGGCAATGTGGTGGATGTAGCTCAGGTGGCTAGAGCATCAGATTGTGGCTCTGAGGGCCGTGGGTNNNNNNNNNN is a window of Bacillota bacterium DNA encoding:
- the aroB gene encoding 3-dehydroquinate synthase encodes the protein MTSSDGSAHNVALVGFMGSGKSAVGKALAELTGTRCVDTDSAVEEEAGIPIATIFERQGEARFRALERRVVRWATGLRNTVISLGGGALLDSRNLANLRESCLIVWLRARPETLLARLEQDHASANRPLFNGHCDPESFAQFVRERSVQYAQAHAVLDIDDLTPVQAAQRLREIWKRKSPASPGVRGALGAGVNSTGGVRVEVPVDVSGGKYSVLIGSGLVDVAGRLRPGGRPVSDLGARALVVSSCSVAALFGAPLETSLEAAGLHCGRLRVPDGEGAKSLSVLGDLCERAAERGFGRDTVVFALGGGTVGDVVGIFASTYMRGVPLVQVPTTLLSMVDSSVGGKTAVNLRAGKNLMGTFYQPSAVICDVATLGTLPVREVRNGLAEVVKSAVIGDPSLFEFIEARAASLDSDDPYAVCSLVDDETSAVRIVSASLGVKIPIVQDDVADRGTRMLLNLGHTLGHAVEREGRYRQWTHGEAVSIGLAAACRASRDLGMMPAREADRVIALLERLGLPVSLERRRFRSPEMKARLAAHMGLDKKALTGRFRIVLLRGIGRCTVSEDHPPTVLIDAAEGLAQESAGKRGGARN